A portion of the Cryptomeria japonica chromosome 5, Sugi_1.0, whole genome shotgun sequence genome contains these proteins:
- the LOC131876102 gene encoding uncharacterized protein LOC131876102 produces the protein MEGNQQIWHMQLKSALWADRITPKRSTGQSPFMLVYGRKARLTISFELPTLDLANQLDTLEEGPLTVRLAQLFELEETRNDAMSKIEQHQAQMKRSFDKRVSPRNFQEGDIVLKWDTLKSKSGKHSKFDAFWSGPYIISKCKQHNAFHLSKLDDNLKPIPVNGIHLKYCF, from the coding sequence ATGGAAGGTAACCAACAGATTTGGCATATGCAACTGAAgtcagccttatgggctgataggatcacTCCGAAAAGGTCCACGGGACAGTCACCTTTCATGCTGGTGTATGGTAGGAAAGCAAGGCTTACTATCTCATTTGAGCTTCCAACACTTGATTTGGCCAATCAGTTGGACACACTAGAAGAAGGCCCTTTAACGGTGAGATTAGCTCAGTTGTTTGAGCTAGAAGAAACTAGGAATGATGCTATGAGCAAGATAGAGCAGCATCAAGCtcagatgaagagatcttttgaCAAAAGAGTGTCTCCAAGAAATTTCCAGGAAGGAGACATAGTGCTGAAATGGGACACTCTCAAAAGCAAGTCTGGAAAGCATTCCAAATTCGATGCATTCTGGAGTGGGCCTTACATCATTTCTAAATGTAAACAACACAACGCTTTCCATCTCTCTAAGCTAGATGACAATCTGAAGCCAATcccagtcaatgggattcacctcaagtaTTGCTTTTGA
- the LOC131075046 gene encoding uncharacterized protein LOC131075046, with amino-acid sequence MKQGERDLVEGMCLLKRHLQGEGSWKKNQQKKREEKERKRKEEKMRQIEFEKEIREIRQVVEQMRKNMEELDKIIEMRQQSWHLTIKKRVSSPIKKIVQRRKQARTTVGDDDEDLWTTYAAIEKEWNRKVAVGQAKQAEMMIEENKPMKDAAMTNQEDVETTCMKLDLILVEDDIELVTKTNLLKVKDELILEDQSWSQRYDPNKEARLKEEQKMGKVRTKGEEIISTPKGRKSKEGVYVVLVEIVNKGKPKVKMKPKVKRQIIERIKEGIQK; translated from the coding sequence ATGAAGCAAGGTGAAAGAGACTTGGTTGAAGGAATGTGTTTGTTGAAGAGGCATTTGCAAGGTGAGGGTTCATGGAAAAAGAATCaacaaaagaaaagagaagaaaaagagaggaagaggaaagaggaaaagatGAGGCAAATAGAGTTTGAGAAGGAGATAAGAGAAATAAGGCAAGTTGTGGAACAAATGAGAAAAAACATGGAAGAATTGGACAAAATAATTGAGATGCGGCAACAAAGTTGGCACTTGACAATAAAGAAGAGGGTATCGTCGCCAATTAAGAAGATTGTTCAAAGAAGAAAACAAGCAAGGACAACAGtcggtgatgatgatgaagatttaTGGACAACATATGCAGCCATTGAGAAAGAATGGAATAGAAAGGTTGCAGTTGGACAAGCCAAGCAAGCTGAGATGATGATAGAGGAAAACAAACCCATGAAGGATGCAGCCATGACAAACCAAGAAGATGTTGAAACAACATGTATGAAGCTTGATCTGATTTTAGTGGAAGATGATATTGAATTGGTGACAAAAACTAATTTGCTTAAGGTCAAGGATGAATTGATTTTGGAGGATCAAAGTTGGTCTCAAAGGTATGATCCTAACAAGGAAGCAAGGTTGAAAGAAGAGCAGAAGATGGGAAAAGTGAGGACCAAAGGTGAAGAGATCATATCTACACCAAAAGGGAGAAAGAGTAAGGAAGGAGTATACGTAGTTCTTGTTGAGATTGTAAACAAGGGCAAACCAAAGGTCAAGATGAAACCCAAGGTGAAAAGGCAAATCATAGAAAGAATCAAGGAGGGCATTCAGAAGTAG